The genomic region TTCCGAATTTCCCGGTAAGGAAGACACATCccggtcgtgtttttttttctcttattttctccttaaaTACGTATTGTTAGTGAAAATCCCGCCTTAGAACGTATCAAGAATCGTAACCAGCTACGTTGTCCGTGGAAATTGTagacaaataatgaataaatgagggagaaatggggataaAGCGAGATAAACGAGAGAATCTTTTCTGAGAGAATGTTTATCCCTTCAGACTCCCTCTTAAAACATCAAAATCTGACTCACATCATCCTCCAAAAACTCCAAGTACTCTCTCTGGATGTCCCGGATGCGCTGGTCGATCACGACGTCCGTAGCGGCGGCCATTTTATCTCGATTTTACAAATATTTCGGAAAGAAAACTGCTCTCGCGTCCTTCTTCCGCCGCGTCCGCACCGACTCTGATTTTTGGCGCGAAAACGACAACGAAAAGCGCGGGAAAGGCGGTGCTGCCATCTGTTGGCCGGAAGGGGAAGTGCGACGCAGAGGGTGCTAGAAGGCAGACGGGCGGGACATTTAAATATGGAGGTGAAGTGtgtttgtgagggggggggggggggtaaaaggatgGGACTTTAAAAAATGGGGTTATTTTTGCCGGGGAAAAAGAGTTTTAAATCTGAGTGATTTTCCTGTGAAAGTGATAGACCTTTAAATATATGGGGATTTGATATGGCACGATTTAGATAAGAGGGATTTTCCTGGGGTGAAAGGGCAAATTTtactggggtgggtgggtgagtctATTAAACATGGGTGAGTTTGCTGGGGTGAAATGGCGGGCTTTTAAATACGGGGGAAATTTTGCTAGGGTGAAAGGGCGGGACTTTTAAATATGGCGGGATTTTTAACCATGGGGAATTTAAATATCACCAGGATATGAATAGGAATATTTTAATGTGAAACAATTTTTATAATGGGGGACTTTAGAAGTGGAAGGTTAGAGAAAGGAGGGCATTTTAATGATAAGGATTTTCGAATCGGGTATCGGTAAAAAGGACATGTTTAGAAAGGAAGggattatgttttcttttttttgttccatGCCTATGCTGAATTGTTTttctttcaccccttctctctctcccacgtctcctctccttcctctctttctgtctctgttcttgAGTCTGGTTTCAGCTCAACAGCAAGTTTCATATATATCATGTTAACGTACTCCCTTTATTCACAAGGTCGAGTGACATATGTAGTATTAACAGTGAGTTTATTATAAGACACTTTTTATTGACATCATGGATTGTAGAGCACATTATATTTTGTCTCATTTCCTTTGCTTGTCTTTAattacctttttctcttctcagaGACAAACTCACTGATCTAAACTCTATGCGACAAGAGTCAAGACATGTTCTACATTGGGAATTCATAAGAAAATGATATTGACACTGTAAATACTATCAAAATGTAGATTCACCTTCCTGGAATTTATAAGTACATTTAACAATATTGAAGCCATTACAAAAATGAAATATGTAAAACtgaaatcaacttttttttttttttttttttttttttttttacagttgccTTTTTTCCTGCCATGTTTTCTTGTCTATCACTCCTTATTTTTAACTCTCATCTTCTATCTCCATCTAGCATCTTACTGTGTCTGGCTTAATCTAACATACTTTTCCGTATGTAATTATTTTCAGAAATTAAACTACAAGTATTTTGCATTGCATGTAGCATAAGCCTTTTAATCAAACATTATTTTTAAAGTCTGTGAAAAAGCTAGCAATGATCGCCTCATGTCAAAATCACAGTTTCCTAGCACTCATTGTATCAAATCCTAGGAGACTTGTCATGTTGAAACTCAATAACAGTTATTAAATCAAACTCCACAACTATGGAGTACCACATGATCTTTGAATCAACCTTCAGAGttcatttttcctttgtttacaaATTACCTGAAGCTATTTCACTTTGGGAAATGCACATAAAAATACTGCACTTCATTTCTTACTGTTGACCTAATGGTATTCACTTGTATTGGTTTGTCTCTTTTGGGCATAACTATTAGAAACTTAAAATTTCATTGTGCTAgatccattttttaaaaattagctATTATTCATAAAACCAATTTCTGTGCATTGATTTCAGACCTTCGctataataaatctatatatagatttcATATCACACATGTTTGCAAAAATCTTATACTTATTACACACTACAGAAATGAACAATAATGAACTGTCTCACATATAGAACAGAAACTTTTCCTGCCATGGCCTTGCACAAAACTGTTTTGTTCTCTTATTTACAATATCTACTCTTGCTTATTTTCTCAAACTGTTGAAGtgtgtagcaataataatataaaaatttcaTAAATTTTAGAAAACATTGCCATCATTTTATGATCAAGCTGaacatttctataatcattagcaTATTAATGCAGAtgggataataaaaaaagaacagatgTGTTATATAAtttacaagaaaaatatatatactacatatacttcATGTAAATTTCTTTTCTACAACAGTCATTCATCACAGCTCTGTTAATCATACATCCACATAgagtataaaaataacaaaaatcacaaataaatgCAAAAGGGAAAAATTTAACAATTCATTTTTCTAAGCCAAAACAGGTGATACAGAATATCAGTCTAAATTAACACACAAAATTctttaataacaaagataactttTACCACATTGAGCAAAACAAGGACTAGACCCACATCACATGatgcaaaagcaataacaacaaaagcataaAAGCATAAAAACACAAAAGCATAACAACCCAACAGATGTTCTGGATAAAAAATTAACTGTTGTTACAATTCTTCAGTGGCAGAGAAAACAACATATGGATGAATAAAACATAGAGGATGCCAGGTAAGAACACATCATAAACATTTAATGAAATATGGCACTTGACAGAGAGCACACATGAATCAATGCATTATTGTGTAAAGATGAATTTTCCCTGAATACTTGagcattttttaaaatcatcttgTCTACATATATTGCAcagtatattgtgtatacattatctaacaaaacaataaaagctAACCAAATGAGTTAAACTATTGAGGTTGTTAGTATTATATTatgatacacataaaaaaataaaacagctgCTCTAAATGGGAATTTGATATTTCCAGTTTATGGCTTTATATCAAATTAAAAATCAATTCTCTGTTAACTTAATCTGCTCCTTTACTCCTGTATTTGTCTTCCAGGCTAAATAAGTGTTCCAAAATAGTGCAAATATCTGCACAATAAGAACCTGGTGTTGCAAAGGGATGAAGGCAAAATTGCAGATCTGCACAGCTGGCCAAACCTGAAATGTCAATAAAAAATGCTTGCATTACCTATCATATGTATATGGACTCCCTGACAAGAGATTTATCCAAGTGAAATGgtaagaaaaatatgaacaacTAATTCTGATCTAATATCATCACTGGCTTCAAAAGACAAAGggacaaaaatcataaaaacattAGCAAAGAAATTAACAGGAGATTTCCTTACAGTCCAGTTAGTCAATATGATATCCACATAGTTATTTTtaatctcttcttttatcttctgtgGACTATTCCCCTGTGTGACACCCAGCACAGTCAGGAATGACCCCAGGAAGCATGGTGCAAAGATGCCCTGGTCAAAGGCCACTTTCTTCAAGGCTCTCACTGTTGATCCTGAGCCAATTCTGCGATCTAGTATGCCATACCATACTTTCAGTGTTGGACCCTATAATTCAAGAGGAAAGCAATTAATGTATACATAAGATTATGCTGATAATTATGTAAAACTTGAATTCATAAGTCCATATACTTTCATTCATCAATTAAGCTAGGCTTACCCTGACTCATTCTAGTCAATAAAGAGCTGACAATTATAAGCaggaaatcaaaagaaagaaagaaaaaaaaaaaatactcatcccAGGTTCTGGAATATTCCAATTTGCTGTATCTTTTGATTAAAGAAAATTACAGGATATGACATGTCTGTCTGGGTATAGTTGAAGGTGGGGACTACTTCCTTTCCTAGATAGGTTCACATTAATACATGACTGAATAAAATAATCAAGTTACACTTCTCtctctaaaaataaataattattagcCTACAATTAGTTCTACTAGTTTCTGCTGCTATAATAAAATACAGATTTTAATACTTTGCAATAGTCACATATATGCTTGAACACTAGCAATAAAAAGTTATTAAAACAAAATTGGTATCTATTATTTCTtcaatgagaaaaagagaaaaaagctgcTACTTCTACCTACATAATACATCCTTAATGGGAATTTgagataaaacaaatataaaataacacaTCAATCAATCAAAGAAGATGACCCACCACAAAGAAAGTGCCAAGGCCTATGAAGCGTGCTGTACGCTGCCATTCGTACTGACTCGTAGATTTTTTCTCAATGACAAACTGTGAAATGACATCTCCAGCTCCCATTAGTACGCCTGAAATTGGGAAAAATGGCAATTAACGACAGCCACCCTTGCTActcatataagtttatataagtaGCCTACATGGAGGCCAATAATgagttcatatatacatgtgtgtatgtgtatgtgtatgtgtgtgcgtgtgcgtgtgtgcgtgtgcatgtgcgtgagcatgtccatgtgcgtgtgtgtgtgcatgtatgtgtgtgtgtgcatgcgtgtgtgtgtgcatgtgtgtgtgtgtgcatgcgtgtgtgtgtgtgtgtgtgtgtgtgtgtgtgtgtgtgtgtgtgtgtgtgtgtgtgcgtgtgtgtgtgtgtgtgtgtgtgtatgtgtgtgtgtgtgtgtgtgtgtgtgtgtgtgtgtgtgtgtgtgtgtgtatgtgtgtgtgtgtgtgtgtgtgtgtgcgtgtgtgtgtgtgtgtgtgtgtgtgtgtgtgtgtgtgtgtgtgtgtgtgtgtgtgtgtgtgtgtatgagaaaatAAACACATTTAAAATTTCAGACAAAACAAAATTACTAAAGGcgacaaaataatataaatacaaaagtgCAATGAAAATACATATGTAGTATATCTTAATAACAAAACACCTTATAATCCAGCTAGGGAAGCATAGCGGTTGGCCAGGGAAGCACAGCGGATGGCTAGGGAAGCATGGCAGTCGGCTAGTGAATCACAGCGGTCGGCAAGGGAAGCAATGcaatcggctagggaagcacagcagTTGGCTAGAAAAGCACGGTGGTCGACTAGGGAAGCACTGCGgtcagctagggaagcacggcaatcggctagggaagcatggCAGTCAGCTAAGCATGCACATCGGTCAGCTAGGGAAACACAGCAATTGGCTAAGGAAGCACAGCGgtcagctagggaagcacggcaatcAGCTAGTGAAGCACAGCGgtcagctagggaagcacggcagtcagctagggaagcacggcaatcAGCTAAAGAAGCATGGCGATCGTAGGGAGGTCCAGGGGCATACTGCTACCTTtatattagtttatttgtttgggCTGGGATGCATTCGCTCATTCATTCCTGCAATGCAGTGTCAAATCTTCCAAGGCCGAATCTTGGCTTGAGTGTTTAATttttgcattttcattatcatatgaaATGCAAttcttggctcgggtttttcattttggccctttcttttacttttttaatttcCTTCAAATAACCTTAAAAGGGTAATTTTGTGGGAATTTTGGCTCATCCTTACGAAAAATGAACTTACTTTACAGCTGTCAAATCAAATATTGTGTGGGGGGCCTGTGTGTggtaccccccccaaaaaaaaaacaattccccACATGCCCCCCTAAAATCGTtggggatagggagaaaaaaaaggaaaatatgaacatTCCATCTCCTCAAGTATTACCCCCATTACATTTACATAAGAATCCCATCCACATATAGTGTATTTTTCGACCAttaatatctatcaatattacAAACTATTACATAATTATAAACGAAgcaaacaaccaaaaaataaaaaaataaaaaataaaaaaacataaatcaaaataaaaagatatatatatatatatatatatatatatatatatatatatatatatatatatatacaaatatataataaacctAATTTAATTCATTATCAAATTCAATATTTCAGATCAAGATAAAGTTCAATCTACTAACCTGCTTGTATTGACTGGACAGCCATAGGATACTTATGAAGTAAGTGAGAGTAAGATCTCCTAATTAGGCTCATTATGGCGAGGAAGTGGGTTCTTGTCAGTCCGCGAGAAGATAATGCAAATGAGAATTGAAATAGTTACGAAAattgcttcctctgtttatctcttgTTGTTAATCTCGGCGCGATCCGCACTCTTTTACCGCTTTCCTTTTATGATGTTATTTTGGTCTTTTTCATTTAGTATGATAggacacttttgtatatataaagatcaGGGCTAATATCACCAAATGGAAAGATATAGTACTGATTTTATGTTTGGATAGAgataatattttattgttttcggCAATGGAGTTGCGACTAGGAATTTGCCATGACAACAAGCATTGCATAAAATTATAATGTGaataattacttttatattttctgCTTCcctggacaatatatatatatatatatatatatgtatatatatacgtgtgtatatgtgtatatagatacatatgtatatatatataaataaataaataaataaataaatatatatatatatatatgtatgtatatatatgcatatatatatatgtatatatatgtatatatataaatatatatatatatatatatatatatatatatatatatatatatatatatatatatatatatatatgaacacaagcacaaacacaatcacgtgaacacaaaaatgaaaatgaaacaagccacaatgagaattgagaataagcgtgacgtttcgaacacttctcgagttcctcatcagataaATACCGAAATGGATCAGATTTCGGTATTTGTCTGATGAGggactcgagaagagttcgaaacatcacgcttattctcaattctcattgtggctagtttcattttcatttatatatatatatatacatatatatatatatatatatatatatatatatatagacatatatatatatatatatattacatatatatatatatatatacgtaatatatatatatatatatatatatatatatatatatatatatatatatatatatatgtgtgtgtgtgtgtgtgtgtgtgtgtgtgtgtgtgtgtgtgtatgtgtgtgtgtatgtatatatgtatacacacacacacacacacacacatatatatatatatatatatatatatatatatatatatatgtgtgtgtgtgtgtgtgtgtgtgtgtgtgtgtgtgtgtgtgtgtgtgtatgtgtgtgtgtgtgtgtatttgtgtgtgtatatattacaatacacagacacacactcgcgcgcgcatacacagcctacacacacacacactcatatacatatacacatgtatatatgtatgcgtgaggCAGACGGTGAGCCCCGTGAGGAGGGCGACTGCTGCGGCGCAGGATAGGAACGGGAGCTACTCGTCCCACCTTTGTTCCGGCAGCCGAAAACCCtgtatgaagcttgtggggcaaagccctagggaaccccacaggtggataatGGGCCCCACAGTCTACCGACCCCTTTTATATGGTGCAGCGTCGGCGggagtggcagaggtggcgtccacccggcgTGACTACCCGAGGATGAACATCAGGCGGGAAGCCAAGATGGGGGCTTGggacgtccgttctttgcgtcagaatgatcggttgcctctactatcgagggaacAGGGGAGCCTGAGAGTTGTGGCTGCTCTCTcgaaggtgagaagacctggcagcggcacgatcagtgttggtggctacacctattactggtcgggccacagTGACAGTCActatcttcagggagtagccatagccatctccagcagactccagcccttggcAGTAGAGGTTACTCCGTTCGATGAGCGtatgtataatggtattgagactgaagctagcattagGCTTCATGTCTCTGATTTCTGTGTATGTTGAGTTTTCGAACAACGGTAGGGGCTACCGTTCGAAAACTCGACGTGAGAGTTCTACGTCGTTGtcctcggcgagatattcgtattgttctgggtgacttcagtgcggtatctggctgtgatcgagctggccatGAGATgcctgtcggtccccatggttcgggagctgatgccggcagtgagaatagcctccttttccgggactttgcaaggtccaagaaattgaggatttcaggctcctggtaccagcgtttagacccacatcgttgaacatagtacagcgatgcgggtaatgcagccaaggagatcgatcacTCGTTGGAGAATCCTCCAAAATTGCAGGgggtataggagtgccgagttctgtggtactgaccatagattagtcgTGGTTACCCTCCagatccacttcaaaactccccaacgGTCCattgatcaccctagggtgtttcaatTGGACAGGCTgaaagagggggagtgtgcccggggggttcctgaggcaatttctggtcgtttcacagcgctcgacaatctgacggaccctgtacttctgtgggacaccttcaagctcgaaacgtttgatgcagcccaagaatcgattggtgatcGCCCGAGAGCAtaacagaattttatctcgcaggagacactcgAAGTCACAGATGTTAATCGTGCGGCTCGACTGACaggggatttgcaccgttctcaggtccGCTGAACTCGGTCACTGTTTAGAAGAAACAAGGAACTATTTATtgggtcttgcagaggaggtcgaaggccatttcgtagtaaatgactttcgtcctgcataccaagtcctgagaaagctgaactccaagccctcttcacaggtgacggCAGTTCGCTTAGTACGTTGCCTGatagtctcagatcctgttgtggtgcgggagcgttgggctgagtattttgagcagttctGTGAGGTTGACTCAccagcagttaacttggatgcgggtaataccgtgattccgttgccggacccacccatcagtgaggatccaccctccttaactgaagttagggggcgaTATCCAAAGctgaagaatggtaaagcagcgggtatctgcagcATCCCAACTTAactattaaaggctggtggtggtgaacctatggggCGGGGGgattgcatgttgtcctggctgccatctggcagtccggtaccgttccccctgacctgttgaggggtgtggtcatccctctctggaaggggaagggggagccgatgggactgcagcagtcaCCGAGGTAtcgcactgctcagtataccaggcaaggttctcacctgcatccttctgaggcgtatcagaaaCCACCTActgagcaatctggattcactacTGCCAAGTCCTTAATAGCCGCCATGAATTCGGGCGTGGGATGCTTGCAGCGAACGTCCTTAAGAatgcgttcgatacggtgcaacGGAAATCACTcttggagatcctgagattgagaggaattccaacaaggattattgaactaatagcaagcctgtataccggtactgaaagtgctgtaaagtatggTTGGGGCCTGTCGAGtatctttcctgttagttcaggagtaaggcaaggctgtgtccttgcgccaacacttttcaatacttgcatattatatatgtatatatatatatatatatatgtctacacacatatatgcatatatatatgtacatacagatacatgtgtatatatacatatatatatgtatatatacatatatatatacatatacatatatacataaacatgtatatatacataaacatatgtatatatacaaatacatatgtatatatacatatacatatgtatatatacatatacatatgtatatatacatatacatatgcatatgtatatatacatatacatatgcatatgtatgtatacatatgcatatgtatgtatacatatgcatatgtatgtatacatatgcatatgtatgtatacatatgcatatgtatgtatacatatgcatatgtatgtatacatatgcatatgtatatatacatatgcatatgtatatatacatatgcatatgtatatatacatatgcatatgtatatatacatatacatatacatatgtatacataaatatatgcgtgtgtatatataaatgtacatatgtacttatacacgtgtgtatgtttatatatatatatatatatatatatatatatgtatatatacatatatgcatatatatatgtatatatacatatatacatatatatacatatacatatatacatatacatatgtatatatacatatgcatatgtatatatacatatacatatgtatatatacaaatacatatgtatatatacatatacatatgtatatatacatatacatatgtatatatacatatacatatgcatatgtatatatacatatacatatacatatgcatatgtatatatatatacatatacatatgtatatatacatatacatatacatatgtatacataaatatgtgtgtatatataaatgtacatatgtaattatacacgtgtgtatgtttatatatatatatatatatatatatatgtatatatatatgtatatatatatgtatatatatatttatatacttatacatacatgtgtattgatatattttcatatatttgtgaatgtgttgAATTTTCTCAAAACAATTTTCTTGATTATttgttctcactctcttccaTAACTTGGATGGCTAAAAATTGATATCAGAATTCATGTAGAAAAGTATGCATGAAAATTAATAACTTTACTACCAATTGCATGGTATTCAGTATGGCAATTAAAaagatttttcttattcattgatATCCATTTCTTTCAGTGATtccttattatcacaataatttaaAAACATAGATTCAATTCTTGCTGTTCTTATggatcatttttatcttttaacaAACTTTCATGTTTCAAAATTCTGTTAGAGATaacttttatatatctttaaattcTTTATGTACAATTTTGTGTAAGTACATATTATACAGTGGCA from Penaeus vannamei isolate JL-2024 chromosome 26, ASM4276789v1, whole genome shotgun sequence harbors:
- the LOC113817392 gene encoding protein Mpv17 isoform X2 — encoded protein: MGAGDVISQFVIEKKSTSQYEWQRTARFIGLGTFFVGPTLKVWYGILDRRIGSGSTVRALKKVAFDQGIFAPCFLGSFLTVLGVTQGNSPQKIKEEIKNNYVDIILTNWTVWPAVQICNFAFIPLQHQVLIVQIFALFWNTYLAWKTNTGVKEQIKLTEN
- the LOC113817392 gene encoding protein Mpv17 isoform X1; this translates as MSLIRRSYSHLLHKYPMAVQSIQAGVLMGAGDVISQFVIEKKSTSQYEWQRTARFIGLGTFFVGPTLKVWYGILDRRIGSGSTVRALKKVAFDQGIFAPCFLGSFLTVLGVTQGNSPQKIKEEIKNNYVDIILTNWTVWPAVQICNFAFIPLQHQVLIVQIFALFWNTYLAWKTNTGVKEQIKLTEN